A single region of the Aeromicrobium chenweiae genome encodes:
- a CDS encoding enoyl-CoA hydratase-related protein, producing the protein MAELVHLDIDKRVATITLDSEHNRNALSKQLVSELMAHVETADADPEVRVIVIRSAGPVFCSGADMVEASAGGMVEGAKSMVAMQLLIATATTPVVVELDGPVRAGGLGIVGAADIVLAAEPVTFQLTEVRLALAPAIISLSLVPRLTDRAASELFLTARTFDAVEAAQIGLVTRAVPAAELADEVDRVVGDLAKGYPQGLRETKKLLNHDLVTRIDTLGAGLAQLSGELFGSDEAREAMAAFLNRRR; encoded by the coding sequence ATGGCTGAGCTGGTCCACCTCGACATCGACAAGCGGGTCGCCACGATCACGCTCGACAGCGAGCACAACCGCAACGCCCTGAGCAAGCAGCTCGTGTCGGAGCTGATGGCGCACGTGGAGACGGCCGACGCCGATCCGGAGGTGCGGGTCATCGTCATCCGCTCCGCCGGGCCGGTGTTCTGCTCCGGCGCGGACATGGTCGAGGCGTCGGCCGGTGGCATGGTCGAGGGGGCCAAGTCGATGGTGGCGATGCAGCTGCTCATCGCCACGGCCACCACGCCCGTCGTGGTCGAGCTCGACGGGCCGGTGCGCGCCGGCGGCCTCGGCATCGTGGGCGCGGCCGACATCGTGCTCGCGGCGGAGCCGGTGACCTTCCAGCTCACAGAGGTGCGCCTCGCGCTCGCGCCCGCGATCATCTCGCTGAGCCTGGTGCCGCGCCTGACGGACCGGGCGGCCAGCGAGCTGTTCCTGACCGCGCGCACGTTCGACGCGGTCGAGGCTGCACAGATCGGGCTGGTCACCCGTGCGGTGCCTGCCGCGGAGCTCGCGGACGAGGTCGACCGCGTCGTCGGGGACCTCGCGAAGGGCTACCCGCAGGGACTGCGCGAGACCAAGAAGCTGCTCAACCACGACCTGGTCACCCGCATCGACACCCTCGGCGCCGGTCTCGCCCAGCTGTCGGGCGAGCTCTTCGGCAGCGACGAGGCCCGTGAGGCGATGGCGGCCTTCCTCAACCGCCGGCGCTGA
- a CDS encoding acyl-CoA dehydrogenase family protein, which produces MTIAFTESDERIALRQSVAALGNKFGRSYFEEAARTGKKTTELWAEAGRNGFLGVSIPEEYGGGGGDIGDLAAVCEELAAAGSPLLLMVVSPAIVGTIITQYGSEEQKQALLPGLADGTSTFAFSITEPDAGSNSHNIITTAYREADGWRLTGTKTYISGVDEASHVLVVARTEDARTGKLKPALFLVPTDSAGFTFQEIDMGIISPEKQFTLFFDDVRVPTDALIGGEGAGIEQLFAGLNPERIMAASFALGTARLALAKASEYAKERKVWDVPIGAHQAISHPLAQTYIEIEMARLMTQKAAALYAAGDVMRAAEAANMAKYAAGEAVCNAVDRAIQTHGGNGLANEYGLVQMLAGSRLSRIAPVSREMALNFVAQFSLGLPKSY; this is translated from the coding sequence ATGACCATTGCCTTCACCGAGTCCGACGAGCGCATCGCGCTGCGTCAGTCCGTCGCCGCCCTCGGCAACAAGTTCGGCCGCAGCTACTTCGAGGAGGCCGCGCGCACGGGCAAGAAGACCACCGAGCTGTGGGCCGAGGCGGGGCGCAACGGCTTCCTCGGCGTGTCGATCCCCGAGGAGTACGGCGGAGGCGGCGGCGACATCGGCGACCTCGCCGCGGTCTGCGAGGAGCTGGCTGCCGCGGGCAGCCCGCTGCTGCTCATGGTCGTCTCGCCCGCGATCGTCGGCACGATCATCACGCAGTACGGCAGCGAGGAGCAGAAGCAGGCGCTGCTGCCCGGCCTGGCCGACGGCACGTCGACGTTCGCCTTCTCGATCACCGAGCCCGACGCGGGCTCCAACTCGCACAACATCATCACCACGGCGTACCGCGAGGCGGACGGCTGGCGCCTGACGGGCACCAAGACGTACATCTCGGGCGTCGACGAGGCCAGCCACGTGCTGGTCGTCGCCCGGACCGAGGACGCCCGCACCGGCAAGCTCAAGCCGGCGCTGTTCCTCGTGCCGACCGACTCCGCGGGCTTCACGTTCCAGGAGATCGACATGGGCATCATCTCGCCGGAGAAGCAGTTCACGCTGTTCTTCGACGACGTGCGCGTCCCGACCGACGCACTGATCGGCGGCGAGGGCGCCGGCATCGAGCAGCTCTTCGCCGGGCTCAACCCCGAGCGCATCATGGCGGCGTCGTTCGCCCTCGGCACCGCCCGGCTCGCCCTGGCGAAGGCCTCGGAGTATGCCAAGGAGCGCAAGGTCTGGGACGTGCCGATCGGTGCCCACCAGGCGATCTCCCACCCCCTCGCGCAGACGTACATCGAGATCGAGATGGCCCGGCTGATGACGCAGAAGGCGGCCGCGCTCTACGCCGCGGGCGACGTGATGCGGGCGGCCGAGGCGGCCAACATGGCCAAGTACGCGGCGGGGGAGGCGGTCTGCAACGCGGTCGACCGCGCCATCCAGACGCACGGTGGCAACGGCCTGGCCAACGAGTACGGTCTGGTGCAGATGCTCGCGGGCTCCCGCCTGTCGCGCATCGCGCCGGTGAGCCGGGAGATGGCGCTCAACTTCGTCGCCCAGTTCTCGCTCGGCCTGCCCAAGTCCTACTGA
- a CDS encoding acyclic terpene utilization AtuA family protein yields the protein MTRALRIGNCSGYYGDRLGAMREMLEGGELDYLTGDYLAELTMLILGRDRMKDESLGYARTFVRQMTDSMALAKELGVRIVANAGGLNPAGLAAKLREIAAEQGLEIVIAHVEGDDLTGRADELGLGGVLTANAYLGAFGIASALEGGADVVVTGRVTDASVVVGPAIAHFGWARDDLDQLAGAVVAGHVIECGTQATGGNFAGFTDVDMSTPLGFPVAEIAADGSCVITKHAGTGGAVTVDTVTAQLVYEIGSPLYLGPDVSTRLDTLTLSQAGPDRVAISGAVGEPPPATAKVCLNELGGFRNSVEFLLTGLDIPEKAALVQQQMESALAGGERPETVEWHLDRTDVPDPATQAEATSLLRLHVRSRRADPVGRTFSDAAIQLALASYPGFSVSRPPAAASPYGVYRAAYVPQATVPHRVVAADGTVTDIAPPIGATEPAGGTSRLRGTGAEMDDSPSQNLQVAPLADRVAPLGEWAADTVRAPLGRLAYARSGDKGGDANVGVWIPAGHPARDDAYAWLLELLDEATVRELLPESALLDIEIHPLPHLAAVNIVIRGLLGEGVASSTRLDPQAKGVGEWLRARDCAIPSILLPPAIAEAAL from the coding sequence ATGACCCGCGCCCTCCGGATCGGGAACTGCTCGGGCTACTACGGTGACCGGCTCGGCGCGATGCGCGAGATGCTCGAGGGCGGCGAGCTGGACTACCTGACCGGCGACTACCTGGCCGAGCTGACGATGTTGATCCTGGGCCGGGACCGCATGAAGGACGAGTCACTCGGCTATGCCCGCACGTTCGTCCGGCAGATGACCGACTCGATGGCGCTGGCCAAGGAGCTCGGCGTCCGGATCGTCGCGAACGCCGGCGGGCTCAACCCCGCGGGGCTGGCCGCGAAGCTGCGGGAGATCGCGGCGGAGCAGGGTCTCGAGATCGTGATCGCGCACGTGGAGGGCGACGACCTCACGGGTCGCGCCGACGAGCTCGGCCTCGGTGGCGTCCTCACGGCGAATGCGTACCTCGGTGCGTTCGGCATCGCGTCGGCCCTGGAGGGAGGGGCCGACGTGGTGGTCACCGGGCGGGTCACGGACGCGTCGGTGGTCGTCGGGCCCGCGATCGCGCACTTCGGCTGGGCGCGGGACGACCTCGACCAGCTCGCGGGCGCGGTGGTGGCCGGGCACGTGATCGAGTGCGGCACGCAGGCGACGGGCGGCAACTTCGCTGGGTTCACCGATGTCGACATGTCGACTCCGCTGGGGTTCCCGGTCGCGGAGATCGCAGCGGACGGCTCGTGCGTCATCACCAAGCACGCCGGCACCGGCGGCGCGGTCACGGTCGACACGGTGACAGCGCAGCTGGTGTACGAGATCGGGTCGCCGCTGTACCTCGGTCCGGACGTCTCGACGCGCCTCGACACCCTGACCCTCAGCCAGGCCGGCCCGGACCGGGTCGCGATCTCCGGCGCGGTCGGCGAGCCGCCGCCGGCGACGGCCAAGGTGTGCCTCAACGAGCTCGGCGGCTTCCGCAACAGCGTCGAGTTCCTCCTCACGGGTCTCGACATTCCCGAGAAGGCCGCGCTCGTCCAGCAGCAGATGGAGTCCGCCCTCGCCGGGGGCGAGCGGCCCGAGACCGTCGAGTGGCACCTCGACCGCACCGACGTCCCCGACCCGGCGACGCAGGCCGAGGCCACCTCGCTGCTCCGTCTGCACGTCCGGAGCAGGCGGGCCGATCCCGTCGGGCGCACGTTCAGCGACGCCGCGATCCAGCTCGCGCTCGCCTCGTACCCGGGCTTCAGCGTGTCCCGTCCGCCCGCCGCCGCGAGCCCGTACGGCGTCTACCGCGCGGCGTACGTCCCGCAGGCGACGGTGCCCCACCGCGTGGTGGCCGCCGACGGCACCGTCACCGACATCGCGCCCCCCATCGGCGCAACCGAGCCCGCTGGGGGCACCTCCCGCTTGCGGGGGACTGGCGCAGAAATGGACGACTCGCCGTCTCAGAACCTCCAGGTTGCGCCACTCGCGGATCGGGTTGCGCCACTCGGGGAGTGGGCGGCGGACACCGTCCGGGCGCCGCTGGGACGCCTGGCGTACGCGCGGTCCGGCGACAAGGGCGGCGACGCCAACGTCGGGGTCTGGATCCCGGCGGGCCACCCGGCCCGGGACGACGCGTACGCCTGGCTGCTCGAGCTGCTCGACGAGGCGACCGTGCGCGAGCTGCTGCCCGAGTCCGCCCTGCTCGACATCGAGATCCACCCGCTGCCCCACCTCGCGGCGGTCAACATCGTGATCCGCGGCCTGCTCGGCGAGGGGGTGGCCTCGTCCACCCGCCTCGACCCGCAGGCCAAGGGCGTCGGCGAGTGGCTCCGTGCCCGCGACTGCGCCATCCCCTCCATCCTCCTACCCCCTGCGATTGCCGAGGCTGCCCTGTGA
- a CDS encoding ABC transporter substrate-binding protein/permease, which yields MRSAARLLLLALLVVVLLPTTAASADDRPVVRVGTEGTYPPFTFHESGNNELTGYDIDVVKAVAKKAGWRLEFVETQFDAIFAALESDRIDVIANQVSTNPEREAKFGLSEPYTYSRGVIVVKTGTKGITSLADLKGKTTAQSITSNWATVAKDAGAKVEGVEGFAQAAALLVQGRVDAIVNDNIAVLDYLNTTGSDRIEISGDAGGEVSKQVLAFRKGDPRLAEANQALQALRADGTLAKISESYFKANVSVENDGDVDLSGGRKGKSNAQVVQDAAWPMFKGLLKVSIPITIISFLIGLAIAVAVALARISGSRVLAGLARGYVSIIRGTPLLVQLFIVFFGLPEIGIDFSSYVAGVVALSLNVGGYAAEVVRSAILSVPKGQFEAAASIGMGYWQSLRRIVYPQAARTAVPPLSNTAISLFKDTSLLSVVLLTDVLRSAQNAAAEAQVFLPLYAFAALYYWIVCVAMSFVQGRLETRLNRFVAS from the coding sequence ATGCGCAGTGCAGCCAGGCTCCTGCTCCTGGCGTTGCTGGTGGTCGTCCTGCTGCCGACGACGGCCGCGAGCGCCGACGACCGACCGGTGGTCCGGGTCGGCACGGAGGGCACGTACCCGCCGTTCACGTTCCACGAGTCGGGCAACAACGAGCTCACCGGCTACGACATCGACGTCGTCAAGGCCGTCGCGAAGAAGGCCGGCTGGCGCCTGGAGTTCGTCGAGACGCAGTTCGACGCGATCTTCGCGGCCCTGGAGTCCGACCGGATCGACGTCATCGCCAACCAGGTGTCCACGAACCCCGAGCGCGAGGCCAAGTTCGGGCTGTCCGAGCCGTACACGTACTCCCGCGGTGTCATCGTGGTCAAGACCGGCACGAAGGGCATCACGTCCCTGGCCGACCTCAAGGGCAAGACGACCGCGCAGTCGATCACGAGCAACTGGGCCACGGTCGCGAAGGACGCCGGCGCGAAGGTCGAGGGCGTCGAGGGATTCGCGCAGGCGGCCGCGCTCCTCGTGCAGGGCCGGGTCGACGCGATCGTCAACGACAACATCGCGGTGCTCGACTACCTCAACACGACCGGGTCCGACCGGATCGAGATCTCCGGCGACGCCGGCGGCGAGGTCAGCAAGCAGGTGCTCGCGTTCCGCAAGGGCGATCCCCGTCTCGCCGAGGCGAACCAGGCGCTGCAGGCACTGCGGGCCGACGGCACCCTCGCGAAGATCTCCGAGTCGTACTTCAAGGCCAATGTCTCGGTCGAGAACGACGGCGACGTCGACCTGTCGGGCGGCCGCAAGGGCAAGAGCAACGCCCAGGTGGTCCAGGACGCGGCCTGGCCGATGTTCAAGGGCCTGCTCAAGGTCTCGATCCCGATCACGATCATCAGCTTCCTCATCGGTCTCGCGATCGCGGTCGCCGTCGCGCTGGCCCGCATCTCCGGCAGCCGCGTCCTGGCCGGGCTGGCGCGCGGGTACGTCTCGATCATCCGCGGGACGCCGCTGCTGGTGCAGCTGTTCATCGTGTTCTTCGGCCTGCCCGAGATCGGGATCGACTTCTCGTCGTACGTCGCCGGCGTGGTCGCGCTGAGCCTCAACGTGGGCGGGTACGCGGCCGAGGTGGTGCGCTCCGCGATCCTGTCGGTGCCGAAGGGCCAGTTCGAGGCCGCCGCCTCGATCGGCATGGGCTACTGGCAGTCGCTGCGACGCATCGTCTACCCGCAGGCCGCCCGCACCGCCGTGCCTCCGCTGTCCAACACCGCGATCTCGCTGTTCAAGGACACGTCGCTGCTGTCGGTCGTGCTCCTGACCGACGTGCTGCGCTCGGCCCAGAACGCCGCCGCCGAGGCGCAGGTGTTCCTGCCGCTCTACGCCTTCGCGGCGCTGTACTACTGGATCGTCTGCGTGGCCATGTCCTTCGTCCAGGGCAGGCTCGAGACCCGACTGAACAGGTTCGTGGCGTCATGA
- a CDS encoding acyl-CoA dehydrogenase family protein, producing MNTWNTPERLALREMVTSFTEKEIAPHLPAWEDAGLLPRELHRKAADVGMLGIAFSEEVGGSGGDIIDATIMTEAVLAGGGSSGLLASLCTHGIAVPHMVDSGNPDLIERYVRPTLAGEKIGSLGITEPGGGSDVAGLQTRAVLDGDHYVVNGAKTFITSGVRSDYVTTAVRTGGDGFGGISLLVIDKGLPGFTVSKPLKKMGWHCSDTAELTFDDVRVPAGNIVGEVNGGFGLIVNQFVNERVSLATQGYATAQRALDLAVEYARQRETFGKPLITRQVIRHKLVEMHSRTAAARAITREAVEKAAAGESPLLEAVVAKNISVAACEWVVSEAVQIFGGMGYMRESEVERHYRDARILGIGGGATEVMTDLAAKLLAY from the coding sequence GTGAACACCTGGAACACCCCCGAACGACTCGCCCTGCGCGAGATGGTCACCTCCTTCACCGAGAAGGAGATCGCGCCGCACCTGCCCGCGTGGGAGGACGCCGGCCTGCTGCCGCGCGAGCTGCACCGGAAGGCCGCCGACGTCGGCATGCTCGGCATCGCGTTCAGCGAGGAGGTCGGTGGCTCCGGCGGCGACATCATCGACGCGACGATCATGACCGAGGCCGTCCTCGCGGGCGGCGGGTCGAGCGGCCTGCTCGCGAGCCTCTGCACGCACGGCATCGCGGTGCCGCACATGGTCGACAGCGGCAACCCCGACCTCATCGAGCGCTACGTCCGACCGACCCTGGCCGGCGAGAAGATCGGCTCCCTCGGCATCACCGAGCCCGGCGGCGGCTCCGACGTGGCGGGTCTGCAGACCCGCGCGGTGCTCGACGGCGACCACTACGTCGTCAACGGCGCCAAGACGTTCATCACCTCCGGCGTCCGCTCGGACTACGTGACCACGGCGGTGCGCACCGGCGGGGACGGGTTCGGCGGCATCAGCCTGCTGGTCATCGACAAGGGCCTGCCCGGCTTCACGGTCTCCAAGCCGCTGAAGAAGATGGGCTGGCACTGCTCCGACACCGCCGAGCTCACGTTCGACGACGTGCGCGTCCCGGCGGGCAACATCGTCGGCGAGGTCAACGGCGGCTTCGGGCTGATCGTCAACCAGTTCGTCAACGAGCGGGTCAGCCTCGCGACGCAGGGCTACGCGACCGCGCAGCGTGCGCTCGACCTGGCCGTCGAGTACGCCCGCCAGCGCGAGACGTTCGGCAAGCCGCTCATCACCCGGCAGGTCATCCGGCACAAGCTCGTCGAGATGCACAGCCGCACCGCGGCCGCGCGGGCGATCACCCGCGAGGCCGTCGAGAAGGCGGCCGCCGGCGAGAGCCCGCTGCTCGAGGCCGTCGTGGCCAAGAACATCTCGGTCGCCGCGTGCGAGTGGGTCGTGTCGGAGGCCGTCCAGATCTTCGGCGGCATGGGCTACATGCGCGAGTCCGAGGTCGAGCGGCACTACCGGGACGCCCGCATCCTCGGCATCGGTGGCGGCGCCACCGAGGTCATGACCGACCTGGCCGCGAAGCTGCTGGCGTACTGA
- a CDS encoding acyl-CoA carboxylase subunit beta — protein sequence MLRSTDAYRTNRAAMLERVADLAEQHRAAIDAGGERAIERHRRRGKLTARERVELLVDEDSPFLELSTLAAWGTSFAVGASVVTGIGVVEGVECVIVAHDPTVKGGSTNPSTLAKIRRSAQIAAECGLPTINLVESGGADLPTQKDIFIPGGGSFRDITRASADRRPTIALVFGSSTAGGAYVPGMSDYVVMVKDGAKVFLGGPPLVKMATGEESDDESLGGAEMHARQSGLADYLAADERDAIRIGRSIVKNLNWRKRGTIPEPTYAEPLHDAEELLGIVPTDLKIPFDPREVIACIVDGSSFDEFKPLYGSSLVTGFARLHGYPIGILANAQGVLFSEEAQKAAQFIQLANQVDTPLLFLHNTTGYMVGAEYEQGGIIKHGAQMINAVSNSAVPHLSVVIGASYGAGHYGMSGRAYDPRFMFSWPNAKSAVMGPAQLAGVISIVARGAAEAKGQPYDEEGDLAMRAYVEEQIEKESLAYFTSGMLYDDGVIDPRNTRTILGICLSAIHTREVRGAEGYGVFRL from the coding sequence ATGCTGAGGTCAACCGACGCCTATCGGACGAACCGGGCAGCCATGCTCGAGCGGGTCGCCGACCTGGCCGAGCAGCACCGGGCGGCGATCGACGCCGGCGGCGAGCGCGCGATCGAGCGGCACCGGCGGCGCGGCAAGCTGACCGCCCGCGAGCGGGTCGAGCTGCTCGTCGACGAGGACTCACCGTTCCTCGAGCTCTCGACGCTCGCGGCGTGGGGGACGAGCTTCGCGGTCGGCGCCTCGGTCGTCACGGGCATCGGGGTGGTCGAGGGGGTCGAGTGCGTGATCGTGGCGCACGACCCCACGGTCAAGGGCGGGTCGACCAACCCCAGCACCCTCGCGAAGATCCGCCGCTCGGCGCAGATCGCCGCGGAGTGCGGGCTGCCGACGATCAACCTCGTCGAGTCCGGCGGCGCGGACCTGCCGACGCAGAAGGACATCTTCATCCCGGGTGGCGGCTCGTTCCGTGACATCACCCGGGCCAGCGCGGACCGGCGCCCGACGATCGCGCTCGTGTTCGGCAGCTCGACGGCCGGCGGCGCGTACGTGCCGGGGATGAGCGACTACGTCGTGATGGTCAAGGACGGGGCCAAGGTTTTCCTCGGCGGTCCGCCGCTGGTCAAGATGGCGACCGGCGAGGAGTCCGACGACGAGTCCCTCGGCGGAGCGGAGATGCACGCCCGCCAGTCCGGTCTCGCCGACTACCTCGCGGCGGACGAGCGCGACGCGATCCGGATCGGCCGCTCGATCGTGAAGAACCTCAACTGGCGCAAGCGCGGCACGATCCCCGAGCCGACCTACGCCGAGCCGTTGCACGACGCGGAGGAGCTGCTCGGCATCGTGCCGACCGACCTCAAGATCCCGTTCGACCCCCGCGAGGTCATCGCGTGCATCGTCGACGGCAGCAGCTTCGACGAGTTCAAGCCGTTGTACGGCTCCTCGCTGGTGACCGGCTTCGCCCGGCTGCACGGCTACCCGATCGGCATCCTCGCGAACGCCCAGGGCGTGCTCTTCAGCGAGGAGGCGCAGAAGGCCGCGCAGTTCATCCAGCTGGCCAACCAGGTCGACACGCCACTGCTGTTCCTGCACAACACGACGGGCTACATGGTCGGGGCGGAGTACGAGCAGGGCGGCATCATCAAGCACGGCGCGCAGATGATCAACGCGGTCTCCAACTCGGCCGTGCCCCACCTCTCGGTCGTGATCGGGGCGTCGTACGGCGCCGGTCACTACGGCATGAGCGGGCGGGCGTACGACCCGCGCTTCATGTTCAGCTGGCCCAACGCCAAGTCCGCCGTGATGGGGCCGGCGCAGCTCGCCGGCGTCATCTCGATCGTGGCGCGTGGTGCCGCCGAGGCCAAGGGGCAGCCGTACGACGAGGAAGGGGACCTGGCGATGCGCGCCTACGTCGAGGAGCAGATCGAGAAGGAGTCCCTGGCCTACTTCACGTCCGGGATGCTCTACGACGACGGGGTGATCGACCCCCGGAACACCCGGACGATCCTGGGCATCTGCCTGTCGGCCATCCACACCCGCGAAGTGCGCGGCGCCGAGGGCTATGGGGTGTTCAGGCTGTGA
- a CDS encoding TIGR03084 family metal-binding protein — protein MTVLDGILSDLTAESLQLDQWVAGLPADGWATVTTPEGWTVTHQVAHLHWTDSASLAAIVDPDEFGRLMLAAAEDPFGFIDTATEEMALIPPQDLLQVWREGRVELDAALRGVPDGEKIPWFGPPMSPASMATARIMETWAHGHDVAEALGITIPETSRAKHVCHIGVRARSYAYLARGEDDPGVQIRVELTGPDGDLWTWGPEDAAERVTGSGHDFALLATRRRHLDDVDVTAEGEHAAHWLTIVQAFAGLPGAEPVRLAER, from the coding sequence ATGACCGTTCTCGACGGGATCCTGTCCGACCTCACGGCCGAGAGCCTGCAGCTGGACCAGTGGGTCGCCGGGCTGCCGGCCGACGGCTGGGCCACCGTCACGACGCCCGAGGGGTGGACGGTCACGCACCAGGTCGCCCACCTGCACTGGACCGACAGCGCCTCGCTCGCCGCGATCGTCGACCCCGACGAGTTCGGCCGCCTGATGCTCGCCGCCGCCGAGGACCCGTTCGGGTTCATCGACACCGCGACCGAGGAGATGGCGCTGATCCCGCCGCAGGACCTGCTCCAGGTGTGGCGTGAGGGTCGGGTCGAGCTCGACGCGGCGCTGCGCGGCGTCCCGGACGGCGAGAAGATCCCGTGGTTCGGCCCGCCGATGAGCCCCGCGTCGATGGCGACCGCCCGGATCATGGAGACGTGGGCGCACGGCCACGACGTCGCCGAGGCGCTCGGCATCACGATCCCGGAGACCTCGCGCGCCAAGCACGTCTGCCACATCGGCGTCCGGGCCCGCTCGTACGCGTACCTCGCCCGGGGCGAGGACGACCCCGGCGTGCAGATCCGGGTCGAGCTCACCGGGCCCGACGGCGACCTGTGGACCTGGGGCCCCGAGGACGCTGCCGAGCGGGTCACCGGCTCCGGACACGACTTCGCGCTGCTCGCCACCCGCCGCCGTCACCTCGACGACGTCGACGTCACCGCCGAGGGTGAGCACGCCGCGCACTGGCTGACGATCGTCCAGGCCTTCGCGGGGCTGCCCGGGGCCGAACCCGTCCGCCTGGCGGAGCGATGA
- a CDS encoding acetyl/propionyl/methylcrotonyl-CoA carboxylase subunit alpha: protein MSAVITSVLVANRGEIARRVLRTCRELGIRTVAVHSDADAGAPFVAEADLAVRLVGDAPTDTYLRGDLIVAAALRAGADAIHPGYGFLSENAQLARDVVAAGLVWIGPDADTIEQMGSKIRAKELMAAAGVPTLSVDAATAAPDDFPLLVKASAGGGGRGMRVVTAPAELDAQLAKAAAEAQSAFGDATVFVEPYLPTARHIEVQVMADRHGTCWVVGDRDCSIQRRHQKVVEEAPAPDVSATVRAVLHDAARAAVAAVGYVGAGTVEFLVSDAHLEDGRVFFLEMNTRLQVEHPVTEEVFGVDLVAQQIAVAEGTALGAEPEGPTGHAVEVRLYAEDPADGWQPQTGTVRTFDVPAGPGLRVDSGVEPGSVVGIHYDAMIAKIIAHGPDRATAIRRLGDVLRRTRVHGVRTNLAFLRSILDDEAFAAAQVHTALLDERLEAWTRPALDDAAARRTVLAAALAKASAAATGARVLSRIPAAYRNVPSAPRTRTYVPAGGGDAVTVSYSAGFVQHDLEDVSVVDATATRVVLDVGGVTESYEVHVGEGWVDVDGPHGSMDLVPVPRFVDPADVVVEGSLLAPMPASVVTVAVADGARVVRGDVIVVLEAMKMQHTIAAPTDGVVTQLSVTPGSQVESGAVLAVIEAAEPTGDQP from the coding sequence GTGAGCGCCGTCATCACGTCAGTGCTCGTCGCCAATCGTGGGGAGATCGCGCGCCGGGTGCTCCGGACCTGCCGGGAGCTCGGGATCCGTACCGTGGCCGTCCACTCCGACGCGGACGCGGGGGCGCCGTTCGTCGCCGAGGCCGACCTGGCCGTGCGCCTGGTGGGCGATGCGCCGACCGACACGTACCTGCGGGGTGACCTCATCGTCGCCGCCGCGCTCCGGGCCGGCGCCGACGCGATCCATCCCGGCTACGGCTTCCTGTCCGAGAACGCCCAGCTCGCGCGGGACGTCGTCGCGGCCGGGCTGGTCTGGATCGGCCCGGACGCCGACACGATCGAGCAGATGGGCTCGAAGATCCGCGCCAAGGAGCTCATGGCCGCCGCCGGCGTGCCGACCCTGAGCGTCGACGCCGCGACTGCGGCGCCCGACGACTTCCCGCTGCTGGTCAAGGCCTCGGCCGGAGGCGGCGGACGTGGCATGCGGGTCGTCACCGCCCCTGCCGAGCTGGACGCCCAGCTCGCGAAGGCCGCCGCCGAGGCGCAGTCCGCGTTCGGCGACGCGACCGTGTTCGTGGAGCCGTACCTGCCGACCGCCCGCCACATCGAGGTCCAGGTCATGGCAGACCGCCACGGCACGTGCTGGGTGGTCGGCGACCGGGACTGCTCGATCCAGCGCCGTCACCAGAAGGTCGTCGAGGAGGCGCCCGCGCCCGACGTGAGCGCGACGGTCCGCGCCGTCCTGCACGACGCGGCACGCGCTGCGGTCGCGGCGGTCGGCTACGTCGGCGCCGGCACGGTCGAGTTCCTCGTCTCGGACGCGCACCTCGAGGACGGTCGGGTCTTCTTCCTGGAGATGAACACCCGTCTGCAGGTCGAGCACCCGGTCACCGAGGAGGTCTTCGGCGTGGACCTGGTCGCCCAGCAGATCGCGGTCGCCGAGGGGACCGCCCTGGGGGCCGAGCCTGAGGGGCCGACGGGCCATGCGGTCGAGGTGCGCCTGTACGCCGAGGACCCCGCCGACGGCTGGCAGCCGCAGACCGGCACCGTCCGGACGTTCGATGTCCCGGCCGGTCCGGGGCTGCGGGTCGACTCCGGCGTCGAGCCGGGCTCGGTCGTCGGCATCCACTACGACGCGATGATCGCCAAGATCATCGCCCACGGGCCCGACCGTGCCACCGCGATCCGCCGGCTCGGCGACGTCCTCCGCCGCACGCGCGTCCACGGCGTGCGGACCAACCTGGCGTTCCTGCGCTCGATCCTCGACGACGAGGCCTTCGCCGCCGCGCAGGTCCACACCGCGCTGCTCGACGAGCGGCTCGAGGCCTGGACGCGGCCCGCCCTCGACGACGCGGCGGCACGCCGGACGGTCCTCGCGGCCGCGCTGGCGAAGGCCTCGGCCGCGGCGACCGGCGCCCGGGTGCTGAGCCGCATCCCCGCCGCGTACCGCAACGTGCCGAGTGCACCCCGGACGCGGACGTACGTGCCGGCGGGAGGGGGCGATGCGGTCACCGTCTCGTACAGCGCCGGCTTCGTCCAGCACGACCTCGAGGACGTCAGCGTCGTCGACGCCACCGCGACGCGCGTCGTGCTCGACGTCGGCGGGGTCACGGAGTCGTACGAGGTCCACGTGGGCGAGGGGTGGGTCGACGTCGACGGCCCGCACGGCTCGATGGACCTCGTCCCGGTGCCGCGGTTCGTGGACCCGGCGGACGTGGTCGTGGAGGGATCGCTCCTCGCCCCCATGCCGGCCTCGGTCGTCACGGTGGCGGTCGCGGACGGCGCCCGGGTCGTCAGGGGCGACGTCATCGTCGTCCTCGAGGCCATGAAGATGCAGCACACCATCGCGGCGCCGACCGACGGCGTCGTCACCCAGCTCTCGGTCACCCCGGGCTCGCAGGTCGAGTCCGGAGCCGTGCTCGCCGTCATCGAGGCGGCCGAACCCACAGGAGATCAACCATGA